One window from the genome of Streptococcus halotolerans encodes:
- a CDS encoding exodeoxyribonuclease VII small subunit, with amino-acid sequence MPSKKKTFEDNLKELETIVAQLENGDVPLEEAIEQFQKGMLLSKELQKTLQDAEKTLVKVMQPDGTEVEMDA; translated from the coding sequence ATGCCAAGCAAGAAAAAAACATTTGAAGATAATTTAAAAGAGTTAGAAACTATTGTGGCTCAATTGGAAAATGGAGATGTTCCTTTAGAAGAAGCTATTGAGCAATTTCAAAAAGGAATGCTTTTGTCTAAAGAACTCCAAAAAACCTTGCAAGATGCTGAAAAAACCTTGGTTAAAGTTATGCAGCCAGACGGAACAGAAGTGGAAATGGATGCTTGA
- a CDS encoding CRISPR-associated helicase/endonuclease Cas3 encodes MWAHYNQEMNQKQTLKEHSFNVAVDARQSASSIGQGDILFLLGLYHDLGKSDPLFQTKLCQKPNLQVDHSYAGAKYLYGMMVQSFPKEAFADKKRCFFRDIVTYVIAAHHGMYDIPFDDGQSAQSFRYNKTFQRIMQTRENYAFNPDVLQYAEELETSLSDYGYPYLRDLLEQAWNNFQLLWEKLSPRDKSEEAFYAGCIVRLYLSLLKNADILDTINAYDFILEPPSLTKKRKLIQGYQQSVEDLYASFGQPKTPLNRIRTAIADRVKARGATDTTGVYRLNLPTGAGKTNLSLRYATQQMTKQGKQRFFYITPFLSVLEQNASAIKGVIGEEGVLEHHSNVVKESTAKEEQGDEKAALLADYLLDSWDSPVVLTSMVQFFQTLVKTKSSNIRRFSSLIDSIIILDEVQSLPIEVTTLFNLTLNFLSQVMNATIVLCTATQPTYGSDEVKHRLSYANEADIVTLSAEELEGFTRTELWKFDDTDGKTSLTDVADFVLSEDKSSLIILNTKKSVDNLYRILENQVDRPLYQLSTNMCPQHRLDLIKKIKELLKEGVPVICVSTQLIEAGVDVDFEQVVRSYAGIDSIVQASGRCNREGKRHKGRVTLVNLTENEESLSRLKEIKHKKDVTEAIMKQYHSPIDLVSLNDCFFETYYADHKNDMDYPIGDNETGYDYLSCNTFSGGKTQAMLCQSFKTAGHKINLIKDDSVSVLVSYGKAKETIPVLEDILSSTDYPTNEEWFRIKQLLKELQTYTVNLRNGDELLAATKSYLDGEVLILQEEYYDEVIGVKKEAASFIF; translated from the coding sequence ATGTGGGCACATTACAATCAAGAAATGAATCAAAAACAGACATTGAAGGAACATTCTTTCAACGTGGCCGTTGATGCTAGACAAAGTGCTTCATCAATTGGACAAGGGGATATCCTCTTTCTTTTAGGCTTGTACCATGACCTAGGCAAGTCTGATCCTTTGTTTCAAACTAAGCTTTGTCAGAAACCTAACTTGCAGGTAGACCATTCTTATGCAGGTGCCAAGTATCTCTATGGTATGATGGTTCAGAGTTTTCCGAAAGAAGCATTCGCTGATAAAAAACGCTGCTTTTTTAGAGACATCGTAACTTATGTTATCGCTGCCCATCATGGCATGTATGATATCCCATTTGACGATGGTCAGAGCGCTCAAAGTTTTCGTTATAATAAAACTTTTCAGCGGATAATGCAAACGCGAGAAAATTACGCTTTTAACCCAGATGTTCTCCAGTATGCAGAGGAGTTGGAAACGTCTTTATCCGATTATGGGTATCCTTATTTGCGAGATCTACTGGAGCAAGCTTGGAATAATTTTCAATTATTGTGGGAAAAATTGTCACCTAGAGATAAGAGTGAGGAAGCTTTTTATGCAGGCTGCATAGTGAGATTGTACCTGTCCTTGCTTAAAAACGCGGATATTTTAGACACCATTAACGCCTACGATTTCATTCTCGAACCGCCTAGTTTGACTAAAAAACGAAAACTCATTCAAGGTTATCAGCAATCAGTTGAAGACTTGTATGCTAGTTTTGGGCAACCTAAGACACCTCTAAATCGTATTCGTACTGCTATTGCGGATCGTGTAAAGGCACGTGGTGCTACGGATACGACAGGTGTTTACCGCCTCAATTTGCCGACAGGTGCAGGAAAAACTAATCTTAGCTTGCGCTATGCGACACAACAGATGACAAAGCAAGGCAAGCAGCGTTTCTTCTACATTACACCATTCTTATCCGTTTTGGAGCAAAATGCTAGCGCGATAAAAGGCGTCATAGGTGAAGAAGGGGTGCTTGAACACCACTCTAACGTTGTGAAAGAAAGCACCGCCAAAGAGGAGCAAGGTGATGAAAAAGCAGCGCTATTGGCTGATTATCTTTTAGATAGCTGGGATAGTCCTGTTGTTTTAACATCCATGGTACAGTTTTTTCAAACGCTTGTTAAGACCAAGTCTAGCAATATCCGTCGCTTTTCTAGTTTGATTGATAGTATTATTATTTTGGATGAAGTCCAATCCTTGCCAATTGAGGTGACTACGCTCTTTAACTTAACTCTTAATTTTCTCAGTCAAGTGATGAACGCAACGATTGTTTTGTGTACAGCAACGCAACCTACATACGGATCTGATGAGGTTAAACACCGGCTTTCTTATGCAAATGAGGCAGATATTGTCACATTGTCAGCGGAAGAATTGGAAGGATTTACACGGACAGAACTTTGGAAATTTGATGACACTGATGGTAAAACCAGTCTCACTGACGTTGCTGATTTTGTATTGAGTGAGGACAAATCAAGCTTGATTATTCTTAATACTAAAAAATCCGTGGATAACCTTTACCGGATTCTGGAAAATCAAGTTGATCGTCCACTATACCAACTCTCAACTAACATGTGTCCTCAGCACCGTCTGGACTTGATTAAGAAAATCAAAGAACTACTCAAAGAGGGGGTGCCTGTGATTTGTGTCAGCACTCAGTTAATCGAGGCAGGGGTTGATGTTGATTTTGAACAAGTTGTGCGATCTTATGCAGGGATTGATTCCATCGTGCAAGCTAGTGGTCGTTGTAATCGTGAAGGTAAACGTCATAAAGGGCGTGTCACTTTGGTTAATCTGACCGAAAATGAAGAAAGCTTGTCGCGTCTGAAGGAAATCAAGCATAAGAAAGATGTGACTGAAGCTATTATGAAGCAGTATCATTCCCCAATTGACCTTGTATCGCTCAACGATTGCTTTTTTGAAACATATTATGCCGATCATAAGAATGATATGGATTATCCTATCGGAGATAACGAAACAGGTTACGATTATCTCAGTTGCAATACGTTTTCTGGTGGTAAAACACAAGCGATGCTGTGTCAGTCGTTTAAGACAGCTGGCCATAAGATTAATCTCATTAAAGATGATAGCGTCAGTGTTTTGGTAAGTTATGGTAAAGCCAAAGAGACAATACCAGTTTTAGAAGATATTTTAAGTAGCACAGATTATCCAACAAATGAAGAATGGTTTCGTATCAAGCAACTTCTCAAGGAATTGCAGACCTATACTGTCAACCTTAGAAATGGCGACGAGCTATTAGCTGCAACCAAATCTTATTTAGATGGAGAAGTATTGATTTTACAAGAGGAGTATTATGACGAAGTCATTGGGGTAAAAAAAGAAGCAGCTAGCTTTATCTTTTAA
- a CDS encoding YpmS family protein yields the protein MKKNELSLWKYLFLILLAMNLAFVGVVGYRVIQPREQKISQQSESKDKETAIKAGTFVTTREELNNTAAAFLEDYQTKGLKYEFYTTSSQVLFQGSYRLLGYEIPLYVYFAPYVLKNGDVQLEVTSVSAGTLTLPKKEILSYISNAYDIPKFLAIKPKKSEIILSLKDIKLSNGLYAKATEFDLANDRISFDLFKEP from the coding sequence ATGAAAAAAAATGAGCTTAGTTTATGGAAGTATCTCTTCCTGATTTTATTGGCGATGAACCTGGCCTTTGTGGGGGTTGTTGGTTACAGAGTAATCCAACCTCGTGAGCAAAAAATTAGTCAACAATCAGAATCAAAAGACAAGGAAACAGCAATAAAAGCTGGCACTTTTGTCACGACAAGAGAAGAGTTGAATAATACAGCAGCAGCCTTTTTGGAAGATTATCAAACCAAGGGGCTGAAGTATGAATTTTACACGACTTCAAGTCAAGTTCTTTTTCAAGGTTCTTATCGATTACTAGGTTATGAAATCCCGCTTTACGTTTACTTTGCACCCTACGTTTTAAAGAATGGTGATGTCCAACTAGAAGTAACCTCCGTTTCTGCTGGTACCCTAACCTTACCAAAGAAGGAAATCTTGAGTTATATTTCAAATGCTTATGATATTCCTAAATTTCTTGCGATAAAACCGAAGAAATCTGAAATCATTTTGTCATTGAAAGATATTAAATTGTCAAATGGTCTTTATGCCAAAGCAACAGAGTTTGACTTAGCAAATGACCGAATAAGTTTTGATTTATTTAAAGAGCCGTAA
- the recN gene encoding DNA repair protein RecN, translating into MLLEISIKNFAIIEEISLTFDNGMTVLTGETGAGKSIIIDAMNMMLGARASTEVIRHGQRKAEIEGLFSVEKSPRLVAILEENGIDCEDDLIIRRDIFQNGRSVSRVNGQMVNLTTLKSIGQHLVDIHGQHDQEELMKPSLHIGMLDEFGDAEFSDIKRTYQETFDAYRLLRKRVLEQQKNEREHKARIEMLEFQMAEIEAAALKSGEDDKLVQERDKLMNHKQIADTLTNAYTMLDNEEMSSLSNVRSAMNDLMTLEEFDPDYKELSLHLSESYYVLEDVTKQLGDLVDHLDFDAGRLLAVEARLDILNTITRKYGGSVDDVLEYLDNITKEYNLLTGNDGSSESLEKDLRRLEKDLLVAAAKLSETRHDIALSLEQEIKAELRELYMEKADFRVQFDKGKFSKEGNELVEFYISTNPGEGFKPLVKVASGGELSRLMLAIKSAFSRKEDKTSIVFDEVDTGVSGRVAQAIAQKIYKIGSHGQVLAISHLPQVIAAADYQFYISKESDETSTVSTVRLLSQEERIEEIAKMIAGSDVTASAREQAKELLRK; encoded by the coding sequence ATGTTATTAGAAATTTCCATAAAAAACTTTGCTATCATTGAGGAGATTTCATTGACTTTTGATAATGGAATGACAGTCTTAACTGGTGAAACAGGGGCAGGTAAGTCTATTATCATTGATGCTATGAACATGATGCTTGGCGCGCGTGCCTCAACAGAAGTGATACGACACGGGCAGCGAAAAGCTGAAATTGAAGGCTTGTTTTCAGTGGAAAAGAGCCCTCGATTGGTTGCTATTCTGGAAGAAAATGGCATTGATTGTGAAGATGACCTCATTATTCGGCGAGATATTTTCCAAAATGGGCGTAGTGTCAGTCGAGTCAATGGTCAGATGGTGAATCTGACAACCTTAAAGTCAATTGGGCAACATTTAGTTGATATTCATGGTCAGCACGATCAGGAAGAATTGATGAAACCGAGTTTGCATATTGGGATGTTAGATGAATTTGGCGATGCTGAGTTTTCTGATATTAAAAGGACTTATCAAGAAACGTTTGATGCCTATCGGTTATTACGTAAACGGGTTCTTGAACAACAAAAAAATGAACGTGAGCATAAGGCTCGAATTGAGATGTTAGAATTTCAAATGGCAGAGATTGAAGCAGCAGCCCTCAAATCAGGTGAAGATGACAAATTGGTCCAAGAACGTGATAAGCTGATGAATCACAAACAGATTGCTGATACTTTGACCAATGCTTATACCATGCTTGATAACGAGGAAATGTCTAGTTTGTCAAATGTTCGTTCTGCTATGAATGATCTGATGACCCTAGAAGAGTTTGATCCAGACTACAAAGAATTATCACTCCATCTTTCTGAAAGTTACTATGTTTTAGAAGATGTGACTAAGCAGTTGGGTGACCTCGTTGATCATTTAGACTTTGATGCAGGACGCTTATTAGCTGTTGAAGCACGTCTAGACATCTTGAACACTATTACGCGAAAATATGGCGGTAGTGTGGACGATGTTCTGGAGTATTTGGATAATATCACTAAGGAATATAATCTCTTGACAGGCAATGATGGTAGCTCAGAGAGTTTAGAGAAGGATCTTCGTCGTTTGGAGAAAGATCTGTTAGTTGCTGCTGCTAAATTATCTGAGACTAGACATGATATTGCCTTGTCGCTTGAACAAGAGATTAAAGCTGAACTAAGAGAGCTGTATATGGAAAAGGCAGACTTTCGGGTACAATTTGACAAGGGAAAATTCAGTAAAGAGGGTAATGAGTTGGTTGAGTTTTACATTTCAACTAACCCTGGAGAAGGATTTAAGCCGCTTGTCAAAGTAGCCTCTGGTGGAGAGTTATCCCGTCTGATGTTAGCGATTAAATCTGCCTTTTCCCGTAAAGAAGATAAGACCAGTATCGTCTTTGATGAAGTGGATACTGGGGTTTCGGGACGTGTTGCTCAAGCAATCGCTCAAAAGATTTATAAAATCGGAAGTCACGGACAGGTTCTTGCTATCTCGCATTTGCCACAAGTTATTGCAGCAGCAGATTATCAATTTTATATTTCTAAAGAAAGTGATGAAACGTCAACGGTATCTACTGTGCGACTTCTCAGTCAAGAAGAGAGAATTGAAGAGATTGCCAAAATGATTGCTGGGAGTGATGTGACTGCTTCAGCGCGTGAGCAGGCCAAGGAACTGCTCCGAAAATAA
- a CDS encoding TlyA family RNA methyltransferase, protein MPKERVDVLAYKQGLFETREQAKRGVMAGLVINVINGQRYDKPGEKIDDSTELKLKGEKLKYVSRGGLKLEKALTVFNISVEDETTIDIGASTGGFTDVMLQEGAQLVYAVDVGTNQLVWKLRQDERVRSMEQYNFRYAESKDFTEGLPSFASIDVSFISLNLILPALANVLVDGGQVVALVKPQFEAGREQIGKNGIVKDKVVHEKVLEKVTTFAVDYGFTVKGLDFSPIQGGHGNIEFLAYMEKSATPETFVSADIGQVVARAHEEFKKNAEE, encoded by the coding sequence ATGCCTAAAGAAAGAGTGGATGTATTAGCTTATAAACAAGGCCTTTTTGAAACACGTGAACAAGCCAAACGTGGGGTTATGGCAGGATTAGTCATTAATGTTATTAATGGGCAACGCTATGATAAACCAGGTGAGAAAATTGATGATAGCACTGAGCTGAAACTAAAAGGTGAAAAGCTCAAATATGTCAGCCGTGGTGGGCTTAAACTAGAAAAAGCCTTGACAGTTTTTAATATCTCAGTTGAAGACGAAACAACAATTGATATCGGAGCCTCAACAGGAGGTTTTACAGATGTTATGCTGCAAGAGGGTGCCCAACTAGTCTATGCTGTTGATGTAGGGACCAACCAATTGGTCTGGAAATTACGTCAAGACGAGCGTGTGCGCTCGATGGAACAGTACAATTTCCGTTACGCTGAAAGTAAAGATTTCACGGAAGGCTTACCTTCATTTGCCAGTATTGATGTGAGTTTTATTTCACTCAACTTGATCTTGCCAGCGCTAGCTAATGTCTTAGTTGATGGCGGTCAGGTAGTTGCTCTTGTTAAACCACAATTTGAAGCGGGGCGTGAGCAGATTGGCAAAAACGGTATCGTCAAAGATAAGGTTGTTCATGAAAAAGTTTTAGAAAAAGTGACGACTTTCGCGGTGGATTACGGATTTACTGTTAAGGGGCTAGATTTTTCACCAATCCAAGGTGGTCACGGGAATATTGAATTTTTAGCCTATATGGAAAAATCAGCGACACCTGAAACGTTCGTATCAGCTGATATTGGTCAGGTTGTTGCGAGAGCACACGAGGAATTTAAGAAAAATGCGGAAGAATGA
- a CDS encoding DegV family protein, whose protein sequence is MSKIKIVTDSSITIEQSVVEALDITVVPLSVMIDGEVFSDADLKEEGKFLSLMKSGKALPKTSQPPVGLFAEVYEGLVAEGADHIVSIHLSHSLSGTVEASRQGATIAGVDATVIDSSFTDQAMAFQVVEAAKLAKEGASLETILAGIEQVRQKTELYIGVSTLENLVKGGRIGRVTGLLSSLLNIRVVMEMTNHELVPIVKGRGAKTFTKWLDSFLASVEGHPIAEIGISYAGKKDFALALKEKLQAFVNQEISVLETGSIIQTHTGEDAFAVLVRYD, encoded by the coding sequence ATGAGTAAGATAAAAATCGTAACAGATTCCTCTATTACAATAGAACAAAGCGTTGTAGAAGCATTGGATATTACTGTTGTTCCACTTTCTGTAATGATTGATGGTGAAGTTTTCTCAGATGCTGACTTAAAAGAAGAAGGAAAGTTTCTTTCATTGATGAAGTCTGGGAAGGCATTGCCCAAAACAAGCCAACCACCAGTAGGACTCTTTGCGGAGGTTTATGAAGGTTTGGTAGCAGAAGGTGCTGATCACATTGTATCTATCCATTTATCTCACTCTTTATCTGGAACTGTAGAGGCCTCTCGACAAGGAGCAACTATTGCTGGTGTTGATGCAACCGTTATTGATTCTAGCTTTACTGATCAAGCCATGGCATTTCAAGTTGTTGAAGCGGCTAAACTTGCGAAAGAAGGAGCTAGTTTGGAGACAATTCTAGCTGGCATCGAACAGGTTCGCCAGAAAACGGAACTTTATATTGGTGTGTCAACTTTGGAAAATCTAGTGAAAGGTGGCCGTATTGGACGTGTGACAGGCCTTTTGAGTTCTTTGTTAAATATCCGTGTTGTCATGGAAATGACAAATCATGAGCTTGTTCCAATTGTTAAAGGACGCGGTGCTAAAACCTTTACAAAGTGGTTGGATAGTTTTCTAGCTAGTGTTGAGGGTCATCCGATCGCAGAAATTGGTATTTCCTATGCAGGAAAGAAAGATTTTGCTCTAGCATTGAAAGAAAAATTACAAGCTTTTGTCAACCAAGAAATCTCTGTTTTAGAGACCGGATCCATTATCCAAACTCACACGGGTGAGGATGCTTTTGCGGTGTTAGTGCGTTATGACTAA
- a CDS encoding Fur family transcriptional regulator: MIDLTEELEAEYQAVLAHFRKKHSRITESRKAILAYMIAANHHPSAEQIYKDLSLRYPNLSLATVYNNLHVLVDEGFVSEIKVTNDQTTYFDYKGHDHINVICEICGKISDLEIELPEIAREAAFQTGYEITKSQFMIYGICGNCQKEQAERL; this comes from the coding sequence ATGATTGACTTAACTGAAGAGTTAGAAGCAGAATATCAGGCTGTTCTAGCGCATTTTCGTAAAAAACATAGTCGCATTACTGAGTCTAGAAAAGCGATTTTAGCGTATATGATTGCTGCCAATCACCATCCTAGTGCTGAGCAGATTTATAAGGATTTGAGTCTCCGTTATCCCAATCTCAGTCTGGCGACTGTTTATAATAATCTCCACGTCTTGGTCGATGAGGGTTTTGTATCAGAGATAAAAGTGACTAATGATCAAACCACTTATTTTGATTATAAGGGACATGATCATATTAATGTTATTTGTGAGATTTGTGGGAAAATTAGTGATTTGGAAATCGAATTGCCAGAGATTGCTCGAGAGGCGGCCTTTCAAACAGGTTATGAAATTACGAAGAGTCAATTTATGATTTACGGTATTTGTGGTAATTGTCAAAAAGAACAGGCAGAAAGGTTATGA
- a CDS encoding HU family DNA-binding protein has product MANKQDLIAKVAEATELTKKDSAAAVDAVFEAIEGFLAKGDKVQLIGFGNFEVRERAARKGRNPQTGEEISIAASKVPAFKAGKALKDAVK; this is encoded by the coding sequence ATGGCAAATAAACAAGATTTGATCGCAAAGGTTGCTGAAGCAACAGAATTGACTAAGAAAGATTCAGCTGCAGCAGTTGATGCAGTGTTCGAAGCAATCGAAGGATTCCTTGCAAAAGGTGATAAAGTACAACTTATCGGTTTTGGTAACTTTGAAGTTCGTGAACGCGCAGCTCGTAAAGGCCGCAACCCACAAACTGGTGAAGAAATCTCAATCGCAGCTTCAAAAGTTCCAGCATTCAAAGCTGGTAAAGCACTTAAAGACGCTGTAAAATAA
- a CDS encoding SGNH/GDSL hydrolase family protein, whose product MTKTIKSGLAVFLASLLVFTLIFWFLFPASNAQLKKSDFLKEKQEKFHLLAIGDSLTQGVGDTTNQGGFVPLLAKRLDETYRYRTVTSNYGISGNTSRQILNRMKKQKAIQQNLKTANLMTLTVGGNDVMKVIRENLDHLNEGSFTAGSKTYKKNLRQIIDLARKENPDLPIYVVGIYNPFYLNFPEMTQMQDIVDQWNLGTKKLTAEYDKVYFVGINDQLYKGVDGKEGVVSVSGDQTTVVNDALFTEDHFHPNNTGYSIMADAIMERISQTHEKK is encoded by the coding sequence ATGACTAAGACGATTAAAAGTGGACTTGCTGTATTTTTGGCAAGTCTTTTAGTGTTTACCCTTATTTTTTGGTTCTTGTTTCCAGCTTCAAATGCCCAACTGAAGAAGTCGGATTTTTTAAAGGAAAAGCAGGAAAAATTCCATTTGTTGGCTATTGGGGACTCACTGACACAAGGTGTTGGTGATACAACTAATCAAGGCGGCTTTGTACCTCTCTTAGCCAAACGTCTGGATGAGACTTACCGCTATCGAACGGTCACTAGTAACTATGGGATTTCAGGGAATACCAGTCGTCAGATTTTGAATCGTATGAAGAAACAAAAGGCGATTCAACAAAATTTAAAAACTGCTAATCTCATGACTTTGACAGTTGGTGGCAATGATGTTATGAAAGTGATTCGAGAGAATTTGGATCATCTCAATGAGGGGAGCTTTACAGCTGGTTCAAAGACTTACAAAAAAAATCTTAGACAGATTATTGATTTAGCTAGGAAAGAGAATCCAGACTTACCCATTTATGTTGTTGGTATCTATAATCCTTTTTACCTCAACTTTCCTGAAATGACCCAAATGCAAGATATTGTTGATCAGTGGAATCTTGGAACCAAAAAACTAACAGCCGAGTATGATAAGGTTTATTTCGTCGGTATTAATGATCAATTATATAAAGGGGTTGATGGAAAAGAAGGTGTTGTTTCAGTATCAGGTGATCAAACAACGGTTGTCAATGATGCTCTCTTTACAGAAGATCACTTTCATCCCAACAATACTGGCTATAGTATCATGGCAGATGCTATCATGGAAAGGATAAGTCAGACACATGAAAAAAAATGA
- a CDS encoding arginine repressor, whose product MRKNERLELIRKIVTEQEIETQQELVTILESKGVTATQATVSRDINSIGIIKVKGNRGGYVYGLSNEAAKRYMSPLQRAAEENILTVTLGQSGIADMINIVVVPGSTKYLKRLILEDYADQIFSLIGDDDSLLLIATTGETARELAGTFRSWIRKK is encoded by the coding sequence ATGCGGAAGAATGAACGATTAGAGTTGATTCGAAAAATTGTTACTGAACAAGAAATTGAAACACAACAAGAGTTGGTAACTATTTTAGAGTCAAAGGGGGTTACAGCAACTCAGGCAACGGTTTCTAGAGATATTAACAGCATCGGTATTATCAAAGTAAAAGGCAATCGTGGTGGTTATGTCTATGGTCTATCAAACGAAGCTGCTAAACGTTACATGAGCCCCTTGCAACGTGCAGCTGAGGAGAATATCTTGACAGTGACTCTAGGGCAGTCGGGAATTGCGGATATGATTAATATTGTGGTGGTTCCTGGTTCGACAAAATATTTAAAACGACTGATTTTAGAGGATTATGCTGATCAGATTTTTAGCTTGATTGGCGACGATGATAGTTTGCTTTTGATTGCAACAACTGGGGAAACCGCTCGAGAACTTGCTGGAACGTTTCGAAGTTGGATAAGAAAAAAATAG
- a CDS encoding polyprenyl synthetase family protein, whose product MMDKIREIDQAIRTYYQSQDVVSSDLIEAILYSIDSGGKRIRPRILLELLDGFGLALTTAHFDVAAALEMIHTGSLIHDDLPAMDNDDYRRGRLTNHKKFDEATAILAGDSLFLDASGLIAEADLDNDIKIKLIQMLSRSSGTFGMVGGQMLDMKGEGQDLTLEQVQLIHANKTGALLAFPFVAAGHIAKQSDRVIADLSTAGQLIGLAFQVRDDILDVTADFEALGKTPNKDLEAAKSTYPALLGLGKSYEILENSLNQVVAIFQKMEEETVFKADGMMTIIERLRLHA is encoded by the coding sequence TTGATGGATAAGATAAGGGAAATTGATCAGGCTATTCGCACTTATTATCAGAGTCAAGATGTTGTATCATCTGACTTGATTGAGGCTATCCTTTATTCGATTGATAGCGGTGGCAAGCGGATTCGCCCAAGAATTTTATTAGAGTTGTTGGATGGTTTTGGTCTCGCATTAACAACGGCCCATTTTGATGTGGCAGCAGCACTTGAGATGATCCATACAGGTAGTCTCATTCATGATGACCTGCCTGCTATGGACAATGATGACTATCGTCGGGGGCGCTTGACCAACCATAAAAAATTTGATGAGGCGACAGCTATTTTGGCTGGTGACTCCCTCTTTTTAGATGCCTCAGGCTTGATTGCTGAAGCAGATTTGGATAATGACATTAAAATCAAGTTGATACAGATGTTGTCTCGCTCCTCAGGTACTTTTGGCATGGTTGGTGGGCAAATGCTTGATATGAAAGGCGAAGGTCAGGATTTGACGCTTGAACAAGTTCAGTTGATTCACGCCAACAAAACAGGTGCTCTTTTAGCATTTCCATTTGTCGCTGCTGGTCACATTGCCAAACAATCGGATAGGGTCATTGCCGATTTAAGCACAGCAGGTCAATTAATTGGTCTGGCCTTTCAAGTTCGCGATGATATTTTAGATGTCACAGCGGATTTTGAGGCTTTAGGCAAAACGCCGAATAAAGATCTCGAGGCTGCTAAGTCAACTTATCCAGCTCTTTTGGGCCTGGGTAAATCTTACGAGATTTTGGAAAATTCGCTAAATCAAGTCGTCGCTATTTTCCAAAAAATGGAAGAAGAAACAGTCTTTAAAGCTGATGGTATGATGACCATCATAGAAAGGTTACGACTTCATGCCTAA
- the cas5c gene encoding type I-C CRISPR-associated protein Cas5c: protein MYRSRNFYMRVRGDLALFTNPATKGGGERSSYLIPTRQALQGVVDAVYYKPTIVNVVTEVKVINQIQTELHGVRALLADYGADLSYVSYLSDVEYLIKFHFTWNSNRSDLEQDRLPKKHEAIMSRSLKKGGRRDVFLGTRECYGRVDEISQEEYDAAISSYQGQTIDFGIMFHSFAYPTDKKTPLRSYFTQTVMENGIVHFKEQEDCEIMNTLSSYAFKTPGQVKSVDEEYDSYLADEAKEKGGH from the coding sequence TTGTATCGTTCACGAAATTTTTACATGCGTGTGAGAGGAGATCTGGCGTTGTTCACCAACCCTGCAACCAAGGGTGGGGGAGAGCGTAGCTCTTACCTGATTCCTACTCGTCAGGCGCTGCAGGGTGTGGTTGATGCTGTATACTATAAACCAACTATCGTTAATGTGGTGACAGAGGTTAAAGTGATTAATCAAATTCAGACGGAATTGCATGGGGTTCGTGCGTTGCTTGCTGACTACGGAGCGGATCTGAGTTATGTTTCTTATCTGAGTGATGTGGAATACTTGATTAAGTTTCATTTTACGTGGAATAGCAATCGTTCCGATCTTGAGCAAGATCGTTTACCTAAAAAGCATGAAGCTATTATGTCGCGGTCTTTAAAAAAAGGGGGACGCAGGGATGTTTTTTTGGGGACACGAGAATGCTACGGACGAGTCGACGAGATTAGTCAAGAAGAGTATGACGCGGCCATTTCTTCTTATCAAGGTCAGACCATTGATTTCGGTATTATGTTTCATTCGTTTGCTTATCCAACCGATAAGAAAACACCACTACGGTCCTATTTCACTCAGACAGTCATGGAAAATGGCATCGTTCATTTTAAGGAGCAAGAAGATTGTGAAATCATGAATACCTTGTCCAGTTATGCCTTTAAGACGCCAGGACAAGTCAAGTCTGTTGATGAAGAATATGATAGTTACCTAGCTGATGAAGCTAAGGAAAAAGGAGGTCACTGA